From Anaerolineae bacterium, a single genomic window includes:
- the pssA gene encoding CDP-diacylglycerol--serine O-phosphatidyltransferase, whose protein sequence is MNAEHKPLRPSTVLPSLLTTGNLLCGFLSLILASQGAYRPAAALIFLGLLFDSLDGQMARWLGIATDFGIEYDSLADVITFGVAPAFLWGQLVLAPWGRAGWLSGFLFVVGAALRLARFNIQSNSSQPTDHFQGLPSPSAAGTLAGLSLLTTKTPLPSTVWIHWGALLLPPALAALMISTLPYRHFKHLPRDSFRISWFVGGFAAFVTLILVAPHWTLAITFGGYALSGPIGLLLPQRHPPAEET, encoded by the coding sequence ATGAACGCCGAACACAAACCTTTGCGTCCTTCCACGGTGTTGCCCAGCCTGCTCACCACGGGCAACCTGTTGTGCGGTTTTCTCTCGTTGATCCTGGCCTCTCAAGGGGCCTATCGTCCAGCAGCGGCGCTGATCTTCCTTGGGTTGCTCTTCGATTCGTTGGACGGTCAAATGGCCCGCTGGCTGGGCATCGCCACCGATTTCGGCATTGAGTACGATTCCCTGGCCGATGTGATCACCTTCGGGGTGGCTCCGGCTTTCCTGTGGGGCCAGTTGGTGCTGGCGCCCTGGGGCCGGGCGGGCTGGCTGAGCGGCTTCTTGTTCGTGGTGGGCGCGGCGTTACGGTTGGCGCGGTTCAACATCCAGAGCAACAGCAGCCAACCGACGGACCACTTCCAGGGGTTGCCTTCTCCCAGCGCCGCGGGCACTTTGGCCGGCCTTTCCCTCCTCACCACCAAAACGCCCCTCCCCTCAACGGTCTGGATTCATTGGGGCGCCCTGCTCCTGCCACCAGCCCTGGCTGCGCTGATGATCAGCACCTTGCCCTATCGGCACTTCAAACATCTTCCGCGCGATTCCTTTCGCATCTCCTGGTTCGTGGGCGGCTTTGCGGCCTTCGTCACGCTCATCCTGGTCGCCCCCCACTGGACGCTGGCCATAACCTTTGGGGGATACGCTCTTTCCGGCCCGATCGGGCTTCTGCTACCCCAACGCCATCCCCCTGCCGAGGAAACCTGA